The DNA region cccacgttgtgtgtagagattccttaaaaataaaatctgggggcggcgcctgggtggctcagtcggttaagcgtccgacttcagctcaggtcacgatctcgcggtccgtgagttcgagccccgcatcgggctccgtgctgtcagtgaggcacctgtttgggattctctctgtctccctctctctctggccctcccctgcttgtactctctctctctctctctctctctcaaaataaacaaactttaaaaataaaagtaaaataaaatctttaaaaacttgtatttatattgtttcctgagcacctactgtgtgctgggcaagGCTGGGGGCAGACACACCGGGTCCCTCCGGCGTGGGTCCGCAGTCCCCACCAGGATGGTGGCCAGGCTGTCAGAGCGTGCGGGTGGGGGTGACAGAGCCACggtggaggaggggtgaggcCCCCAGGAGCCCAGAGCGGGCACCTGAGCTGAccgagggggaggggcggtgacCGGCTGGCGGGTGGGAGTTTCCCCAGGTGAGTTCGCAGGGAGCGTCTGGGGGCCTGTCTTGGGGGGCGATGGGAGCCAGGGGAGGCTCTAGAGCGGGGGGGTGGTCAGGGGCCAAATCTGGCCCTCCGCgtctttctgcctccttttgtttgctttgtcctttgctttggttttgttgttatGTCGAGAATGTCCTTCCGCGTGTGAAGAGtgggagaaaaaatagaaaggagcATATCTGTGGCACGTGAAAACGACATGGGATTCAAACCTCGGCGTCCACGAACGGAGCCCAGGGGCGCAAGCCACGTGCATTTTCCCCGTCGTCGGTGGCTGCCTTCACGCTCCCTTGGGCCGGGCCGAGTCGCTGTGACGGAGACCGTGCCTGGAATATTCCCCGCCCGGCCCTTTATGAGAAAGCTTACCCCCAAAGGGGACTCAGGAATTGTTTCGTGAGGCAGGGGTTCTACCCGGGACGCCTTCCCCCTTCGGTCTAGCGAGCGAACTCCTATTCATGCGTCAGAGCCCCAGTTCTGACGACTCGGAGCAGGACGGAGCTCCTTCTGGGTGTTACCAAGAGCCaggaggctggagggcagggtcCTCGTCGGCCGACGGCTGTGTGTATCTCGGccgggggagggaagcagggagcctGCGAGGAACCCGTTCCCGGGGTGGGTGCCAGCCACGGGCACCTACGGGTTCCCGCGGGAGCGTCAGTTACAGGACGGTGCTTCTGGCTGACGGAGGTGTTCTTGTCCTGTCCTCGGCGTGTCCCTCCCAGGCCTGTTCTCACGGATCTGAGAACACTTATGTATTCACTTATTACTAGTGCATCCCTCACACGTACTGGGCGGCACCTGAGTCGGGTCCCTCCAgggcttctccctccccccccccggggtAGAAGCCCAAATTCTCCCCTCAGCCCCCCAAGGCCCTCAGCGACCTGTGCCCGTCCCCTCTCCGCCCtcccgtcctccctccctccccctcccccactctgctccaACCACACAGGCCTCCGGGCTGTTCCTCCCACACTCTAGGCAGggtcctgcctcaggaccttggcCCATGCCGCGCCCGCTGCCTGGAATGCTTTCGCCCTCAGAGCTCCACACGGCTTACCCCTCTACCatgtctttgctcaaatgtcaccttcacCAAGAGGCCCCTGACCAGGATCTGCCCTCCAGCCTGCAATCCCTTGGGACAGACACCCAGAACGGGCCCTGCTCCGCCCTGAACCCTTGGGGCCGGCGCTCTGAAACACGGATAGGAGTTTAACTGCTAGACAAAAACCAGGAAGGCGTCCCAGGTAGAATCTCGCTGAATCGCTAAACGACTCCCGAGTCCCCTTTGGtgacaaactttttcttaaaggaccGTATAACACTCGAAACGCGGTCTCTGTCGCCACTAAGCTCTGCAGCGTGAAAGCCCCATGGAACCGAATGGGCGCGGCCGTGTTCCAACAGGACTTTATTTCTGGAGGCGGAAATGGGAACTCCATGGCATTTGCACGTGTCACAAAATACGATGCGTCTTTGTACCTTTCCTCTAACCGTTCACATATGCCAGACGTtctagcaaaacaaacaaacaaaaaaaaacaaggcaaaagcAAGAACAAATCCGCGATCTTTCCATTCGCGGGTTGccctgttttggtttgtttttggggttCTGTTTTTAAGTGATCGCTacgcccgacgtggggctcgaactcacgatcctgagaccAGGAGTCGCCCGCTCCAGCGGCGGAGGGAGCGGACTAAGTTCACGGCCCGCCTGCCCCGCTGGCAAGAACTCCCGGAAGCACAGGATGTCTGCTGTGTCCTCGGCGCCTAGAGCGGAGCCTTGTACACAGGAGTCGCTCGTGACACGCTTGTTGGAAGAACGAACGAATGAGCGAGCTCATTTCGACCTCGCCATCAGGCTTTTGGATCCCCGTAACCAGACAGcaaggctggaggaggaggggagcccgGAGCCAGAGTCACACGGCAAGTCCTCATGGGACGTGGGGCTGGGGACCGCGTGTCTGACTTCAGACGCCAGACTCGTCCCGAtcaaacagaaatggaaagacaaccaCCCCGAGTGGCCAACTTACGCCAATCACTCGCAGGGCTTGGGCCCAGCCTCCCCGACTCGGAAAACCTGGGCAGGCCTGGGTTCCAGCCCAGAACCAGGCACGGAGTAGGCTCAGGAGATGTTTGATGATTCAGCAACACTACCTAGAATGGCTTCCTTGGCTTTGTTAagaaaactcctattcatccctcAAGACCCCGGCTCCCACGCCCGTCCCCTGGGAAGCCTTCTCCGATGCCCCAGATGGAATCCTGGAGCCCCTCCCTGGGCATCCCCGTCGCGCCCCCGGCTTGGGGGTTATCTGCGTCCCGCTCGTGAGCTCCTCGAGGAAGGACGCCCGAACCCTGGGGTCCGTGCCCACGTTTTCCCGGGCGGGTGACAACCGGGAGCCTTAAATCCATGCGGCTGAGCCCGGTCACCAGGAGCGGCAGGAGCCCCGAGcagaccctccccccccgccccccccgcccgcccgccactCACCAGCAGCGGCATCCAGCAGATCGTGGCCACCACCATGATGCCCGTGAGCTGAGCCATCATCTCGACCTCACAGTCCCGTGGGCGCTGCTGGGCGGCCTCCTGGCCGTGGTACACGTGGCACAGAGTGGCCACGCTGATCGTGTTGAGCAGGAAGGACAGCCCCACCGAGAGGCCGCCCAGGAGCGAGAACAGCAGGCCGAAGGCCACGTCCCCGGGCTGGGCGCCGAGCGTCAGGAAGCACCAGGAGCCGGGATACTGCACCGTGTAGCGGCCGACGCCCAGCAGGGGCAGCAGGCCCAGCGCCAGCGCCGAGGTCCACACCAGCCCCACCGTGGCCCAGGCGCGGCGCCCGGACGCGGCCGCGGGCCGCGAGAAGGGCCGGGTGATGCCCAGGTAGCGCTCCGAGGCCATGGCGGCCCCCAGCCACAGCGGGCAGAGGCCGAAGAAGACCATGACGACGCCCATGAACTGGCAGAGGCGGCAGCCGGGGTCCACGGCGCGCCAGTCGAAGAGGACGGCGTGCTGGGCCACCACGATGGCGCCGGTGACCAGCAGCCCCACGAAGTCGGTGAGGACCAGGCCGCAGAGGAAGGTGAGGAAGGAGGAGCGGGCGTGCGAGCCGCCCTGCCGCGCACCGGCCAGCACGCTCAGGGCCAGCAGGTTGGACGCCAGGCCCACGAGGCAGAAGGAGGCGGCGAACCAGGGGGAGGCGATGAGCTGCCGCTCCTCCAGGGTGATGTTGGTGGGCCGGAAACAGGGCCCCGGGGCGCTGCCGTTGGGCCACATGGCGCCGGGTCACCAACCCATCGggccgggggcggcgggcggggacGGCTCGGGCACACCTGGGGGAGCAGGCAGAAGAAACGCGGGTGATCCACGCTGCCCTTGAATCCGCGCGGGCCTGGCGAACTCCTACGCGGGCTTCAACGCCCCAGTCCAAATGACCCTCTtcgcttttctttgtttttatgtttgtttattttgagagagagagagagaaagagagacagctcGGGCAGCAGAGGGGAGGCTACGGATGGTGACACCACGACACGAGCCGAGATcaagccggacactcaactgaccgagccgcccaggcgccccgaataacCCCTCTTTGAAGAAACCTTCCCCGACTTGCCTCGCTCCCCGCTCAGTAGTATCACTACCCGTACCGCCTCCAACTCTGTCCTGCCCCGGTGGCCGTGACCCTCAAGGGTGAGGACGACTGCCGTCTCCTCTGTGACCCCTGGAGACCTGTTAGTATTTTCTGGGTGTCCGAGAAGAACCCAGAGAGAGGCCCTGGGTTTGAACGGCAGCCCCGGGCACCCCCCGGCGTGGCCCCAGGCAAATGATTTCTGCCCTCCGGGCACCACCGCCCCCTGCTTGTCACCCCTCTGAGCCCCTGTCACCCCTCTGAGCCCTTGTCGGACTGCAGAATCCAGGATGGGTGGCGAGACTGGATGCGTCCAAGGTGAGGAGGGCAGCTGGACATCGGCCAGAGGTCCCGGCTCCCAGGCCGGCTCTGAGGTCAGCCTCTGGGTCACCAGTGGTCGCGCACGCATGGCGGGGGGCCCGACACCTCCCGCGTTTTAGGACGACGCTTCCTGGCACATGTTGCAATCGTGTGGATTCTTCCCCGCCGCCCCCGTTTTCAGGGCATTGTTTTCATAATAAGAAACAAACCCAGAAATCCGGTTCCATTCTGGGAACAGAAACACGGCTCATGGGCAGCGACAGACTCCCCGGGGATGGGCTATAAATGGCAGCGAGAGGGACCTGGTCCTCGCGGTGGGGCCGGGCAACAAAACCAGAGACATCTGGGCCTGACTTCTGAGAATGTGGACGAACACACCAGATGTGGGGACGTCAAGGAGAAATAAATTGAGAGATCATTCCAAAAACAGCTCCCAGTTCCCCAAAAGACAGGAAGGCTCCCTGTGTGGGCAGCAGGGgttcccggggtgggggtggggaagagcggGTGAAGGCGGGCAGACGTGGGAAGTACGGGGGTGGCCGGGCAGGGAAAGCTCACAAAGGTCCTACTGTGACACCCATTTTGCAGAGGGGGCAAACCGAGGCACGTTAGTTAAATCTCTTGTCCGAGGTCCCACAGCCTGGCCCGAGTTGATCTCAGGGGGTAAATCCAGGTCTCGTTACGTATAAATGTGTGTAAACGATTCGAAGTTTTGCCAATAACCAGATGGGGGGCGTGGGGTGGAGATTTCCTTTAAGGGAtgggatattctttcttttttttgttaatttttaaatatttttgagggagacagagtgtgagcgggggaggggcacagagagggagacacagaatcccaagcaggctccaggctccgagctgtcagcgcagagcccgacgcggggctcgaacctacaaactgtgagatcatgacctgagccgaagtcgggcgctcaacggactgagccacccgggcgcccccgagGGACAGCATTTCCTACAAGTGGGTCAGATGGGCCCGGGGTCCAGGCCTCGCTGCCTACCCTCTCACTGACTCTGGTCTAGTCGCACGCCTCGTCCCTTCCTGTAAGGGGCCTGATGACGGGAACAAGTGGGTCCGAGTACAGGGCTCAGGGCCTCGTGGGTGCCCTCAGGGTGGTGGCCGTGGCCACCTTCCCACGTGTTCCCTGCTGTGCTGGCCTGGTCCCTCTGCTCAGCGACTCCTTACCCAGCTTCTGACACCCGCACCGAGTTTCCCTCCCAGGCTGAGCGCCCAGACCACCTCCTCGGCGGCGGGGTGGGGCCTCCGGTGGGAACACTGAGGCCCCGGGAGAAGTGCGGGGGCAGCACGGCGGGGGGCTTTCCGCGGTGACCCGCAACCTTCCCCTCCGCGGCAGGGCAGGGGCGCGCGCTCTGCCGTCACAGATTTGGCCTGCATTTGGATTCCCCTCGGGACGGGGCACTCTCTCCCTCCAGAGCTGGAATGCACCGTTGCGGGACATTCCCGGGCACCTGGCAaagcctcccttcccctccccccacccccacccccagacggGCTGGGAGGGGACGGCAGGGCCCTGTCCTCGCCACAGCCCGAGGTCCACAATCAGCACCGTGTGGCCCTTCGGGGGAACCCATCCTCCTTTCTGTGCCTCGTGGGGGGACCTGGCGCCCAGATCCGCTAGACAGACTCAGGATTCCGTGGCCCAAGAGCAGGGGGGTTTGGCTTTGATGCGCTCCCGCTTCCAGAACCCGCAGGGCCTCGAGTCGAGAATTCCAAGGGGCTGAGGTTCTAGAGCTTTGATGGGAACGTGGCTGGGTCCTGGGTCCAGAACTTCCGTCTCAGCTCCTGGCTCCAGGGTCAGCCCACCTGGGTGAGGCCTGGCGGCTCCTTCCAGCTGCCCCAGAGCCTCAGGCACCAGGCCTCCCATGCCCAGCCCCCTGCGGAATGCGATCTCCGGTTCCCAAGCGCcaggcccctcctctgcctgtggGTCGGTCCCtggctctcctcccccaccccctcctgtcGGCCGAGCCAGCCATCTCTCAACacgtctctccccctctcccccgacTCGATGGCTTGCAAGGCCTCCTGTCCCCACGCCCAGGCTCACCCAGACTCCCGCAGGGGCGACGCTGACCTCTGACCGGCTCGCTGGAGTCCCAGGCTGGGGGGGGTAAACTGTGccaagcctcagtgtcccctcctCCGTGAAACGGGGAgaaagcctcagtgtcccctcctCTGTGAAACGGGGAGAACCACGACACTGAGCCGCCTGCTGGCATTCCGGCTGATTTTCTGGGCCCGACCTgctcccacccaggcccctccccgcCGGGGAGCCTTCCCTGCCCTGCGGGAGCTCAGAGGTCGGCTCCTGGCCGGCCAGGCGCACAGGGGCAGCCCTGAGGTGGCCCCAGCACATTTGCTAAGTGCTCTGAGCGCCGTCCAGGTGACCAACGGTGTCACCTTTTCAGGCACCAGGCCAGCCCGGGGCCTGACGCAGGCTCGCAGGCCCACGGGTGTGGACCCCTCCACAGACACCGCACACCAATGTCAGCCCCCAggcctgccccacctcccctcaccACACCATGAGGCTTAATTTCCGGGACCTTTTCCTGTTTGTGACACCAAGccggcccccaccccagagggtGCAAAGTGGGGCCGCCAGGGCCCGCCCCACTAGGTCTGAGCCCAGCCTCCGCCCTGACTCAAGGGGCCCccgggagcctcagtttccttatctgtacagTGGGTGCTCTCCAGGGCTCGCCACTCACCTGCACAAGagggcaggtgtgaggtgagggGACAGGCCTGGGGGCCCTTGGCCGTGGTTGAGGATGGGCACTGAGTTACAGTGATGGTCCCGACGTGGGCTGAGACCGGCCACACACGCACAGACACCGGCTCGCAGCCACGCCCAGCGCCTTGCACCCTCCCTGCGGCGCCGAAGGACCCTGAGTGGCCCCGCAGGCTCCCAGGGAAACACAGAGGCACGTCGCGGGCCACACCGGGACAGGCGCCGGGCGGACGGCAGGGGCACGACGGCACACTCCGGTCGCAGACCTGGTCTCAGCACCGCCCGGGGACACCTAGCACCTGGCGACCGGCggtcgggggggaggggggggacacaCCCACAGCGGGGCGGGCCTCCGGACACATCCTGCCCGCGCTCACGCCGCGCCCCTAACCTGGCGGGCCGGCCTCACCTGGAGACGACGATCCGTGGCCTGCGCTGGGGTCGCCCCTGTCGCACAGCCCGGCTGGCCGACGTGCGGGTGTCGGGCTCAGGCCGGGGAGGGCGGAGCGGGGAGCAGGGCGGTCGGGCCTCCCGGGGCCCCCGGGGAAACCGAGTCACGGCCGGGGGCGGGACGCACAGAGGACCCCGGCGCTGCCCCGTTTCCGCAGGGCACGGATGGAGGGCGCGGCAGCTCAGGACGCCCGGCTGCGCGACGTCCtccggggctggaggaggggcgccGAGTCCTCCCCGCCTGGAAGCGGGGTCCGCGGGGGCTAAAAATAGCCCAGGATGGGGGCTCCGCGCAGCGGCCCGCGCCCTGTCggtccctgtctgtctctcctgcgTCTCTCACCGGCCCCTCCCCCTGGCGCTGGCCACGCCCCTCAGGCCTGGCCTGGCCGATGGGGGTCAGGGGGCGCCCCCCAGTCCGCTGGGGACCCGGCTCGGCCCCCTGGGCTCAGGGACAGGGATGCGGTGGCCGGGGCCCTCTCGGGGGGCTGTAGCCTGGGCCCCCCCCAGCTGGGCCCCCTCTTTGCACTTCTGCCGCCAGGCCCCGCGTTGTTCACCGTCTGGGCAGCACCCGAGATCCGGAGGGGCCGGgcgtccccctcccctccccaccccccctcccggCAGAATCAGGCCCCGAGGGGCCCAGGGCTCTAAGCCGGTGAACCTGGTGGGgctgggcctggcacacagtaggtacctAATCAATGCGGGGGGTCTGTTTAGAGGGGAGGACGGGCGTCCTGCTGAGACAGGCTTTCCTGGAGCAGGTCGGTGGGAGGCGGTGGGTCGCCGCATTCCGGGGGGAGGGTCCTGTGAGGACAAAGGCTTGGAGATGGCAGTGAAACCAGCGAAGGGACCGCCCCTGGAGGGCCGCCTGCAGTGAGGGGGTCCGTTCccccctggcctccaccccctACCCCAGTGTCAGGTGGGAAAGGCTGTCGGGCCGGTGCCCGCAGGACTGATGGGAGGATGAGGCGTGGGCTCCCAGGCAGGGTCCACTTCCTTTtgaagacccccccccctcccccccacccagaccCAGGGCTCTGGGACAGTCTCCTCTGCCACAAAAACAGGGTGACCAGGCTGGGGACGGCTACAGCACGGGCCTGTGCTAGACGGTCCTTAGGTGGGTGAAGGGGGTCCGGGAGCCCTTGAAGCTGCGTGCAGGGCAGGACTTGGGCGTGGAGGGATCCCCTGGGCCTCActggccccacgtcaggccccgAGTGGGCCAGGACTGACCGGTTTGGCCTTGACTCTGCCCCACCCAGTGCTCGGGGATCTGGGAGGGTCGCCTGAGGTCAGGCTCTGAGTGAGGACCACGTGCTCCCGCCCTCCCCTGCGTGTCTGACACCCCttctctggctgcccctccaccatcctTCCCGCCTCCAAGCCTTCACTCACACCCAGCATCCTTCCAgaaggcccctcccctgccctatCCCATTGTCTGAGGCCCTGAGGCAGTGAGCCCATCAGCTCTCATCCTTCCCGGTAGGGGATCCCCCCAACTGCCAACTCCGGCCTCTGGCAGAGCCCTGGCTCAgaggactccccccccccccccccaccccgcgccccccgccccgtaAAGCCTACTCTCCTACCCTCCAACCCTCTTCCAGTGCAATTCTGTGTCCTAGCCCATGTGGCAGGACAATGTGGAGTCAGACCTGCCCTCGAGGATGCCCCCCCGTGGCTGGAGAAAGAAAGACCACCTTCTGTGGTCAGGCAGGGCCCAGAGGTGAGCCGGGAAGGGGTGGAactgaggcgggggtggggggtggggagcgtcGGCGCCGGGGCTTTGTAGGATGGACAGGAGTTCGCCAGGTCCGAGGGACACGGTGGCGACAGACACTCCCCGTTTGAAACTTAAGAGACGAGACCGAGCGTGCGGCTTCCGGGAATCGCAAGGAGGCAGATGTGATGGCTGTGGCGCGGGGCTGGAGGGAGGCtgtcctctccccacttcctctggGCCGAGATAACAAGGGCAACGTCCCTTCTGGGAACCGGCCACAGCAGGCGTCGGAGGAGGGCACTGGACTCGCATTTGGCCTGGGCCTCGCGGCAGCTCTGCGCGGCGGCGGGGAGAGACGCTCGTGAAGACAGggaaagacggggggggggggggggggccggctgGCTCCGTGGGCGCAGCGCGCAActctcttggtctcagggttgtgagttcgagccccacgttaggtgtagagcttacgttaaaaaaaaaaaaaaaattaagaacaaacaaaaaagatggggaaactgaggtccggaGGGAAGAAATGATGCGTCCACGGCCGCGTGTGGGTGGGATTTGAACATGAGCTGTGACTTCCACCGCCTcctgtcctccctgcctccccgacCCCACCCCGCTCAGTCAGCTagggaggcctgggaggagcGGAGATGGCCTGGGGGGAGCGGACGGTGGGAACGAGGCCAGGCTCAGGATGTGCCCCCCGTGGCTGTGGTTTCCGGTGGGGGCCAGGAAGGGAGTGTCTATTCTTAGCCTCCACAGCCAAGGGCGGAAAACGacccggtggggggtgggggcagcttaACGCCCCGGGTGGACcctgggccagggtgggggccaCGGTGCCTCCCGTCTACCTGAAGCGCCTCCCTGACCCCTAGCGCGTGGCCCTGTCCGGCTCACTCACTCACCGGctgtggctccccagtgccccgGGGAGGAGTCCAGGGCCTGGGCTgtggccctgccctggcctcacCTGCAGCCCCGTCCTGCCCAGCGCCTGTGCCCCTTCTCCGGAAAGTCTTGTGTTCCTTCCGGGGTCCCCCAGACCCACTGCCTGTCCCCGCCGTAGCCGTACCTTGAGCTGGGGGTGTCTGAgcccaggcctcctccctccccccgggGGCTCCTGGCTCTAAGCTCCCACCGgtcgggagggggcggggggatggcCATTCCGTTCTCCCTCCTAGTGCAGCCGTCTCCCCCCCAGGGCCGGGTCGTCACCCCGCCAGGACTGCAGAGGGGGGTGTGAGGGGCTGGGACTCTCGGGGGAGCAGATGGGAGAAACTGATCCCAGGACGTGGGCAGTGGCCCGGGAGGTGGGATTCTCCAAGCTGCAGAAACCCGGATTCTAACCCTGACCGCCGCTTTCCAGGCCTGAGGATGTGGGCGGCCTCCTAAGGACAGAAGCGCGCGCCCTCCCGTGGAGCCAGGCGGGTCCGGATGGCGCCCGTTAAAGGCCTTAGGCGTCCTGTGAGCAGGCAGCCAGCTGGGGCCAGAGTGCCTCCTGGGCCCGCCCCACTCAGCCCTGACAGCGGCACCCACCAGGAACCAACTGGTGCCAACCGCCCCGATCCAAAGGACATTCTGAGATCGCTGTGACAGTCAAGTGATGTCGTCTGCCAGGGGCTCTGAAGGGGACAGCCATGCCCCATGTGATGCCACAACGGGTGCTCCTCACCGCGGACCATGGTTTGGGCGGGCCGGGGTCTGCGGCTCAGAGGCCCCTTGACCAGACGCACCTCCGGGCTGAGCCAACACACCGTGCTGCCCAGCGACCTGGtgtgagggcagggctgggagtgaCCAGCGGCCTGGGGAGGGTCCATCTTGGCTGCGGATCCCGGACCGGATGCCTCCCTGTCGTGGGGGGTGGGTAGGTACCGAACggcatccctccacccccacccccacccccacgtgcCGTCAtcccctggggcctgggagggcaGCTACTCCCCTTCCAGCATCCGCTCcttgtgggaggggcaggggcgagAAGGCCTGTGGACTTCCAGAAGCTTCCTGAGGGGCTACTGCTGCGGACTATTTTGAAGTGTCATGGttgtttttaaaaggtctttctcggggcgcctgggacTTTGGGCCcagcatcgagctctgtgctgacagctcagagcctgcctgggattgtctccctctctctgctcctcccccactcgcactctctcccaaaaacacTAAAGCCAAcagttaaaaactaaaaaattaaccAAGAAAAGGTCTCCCTGGCTGTGCTGAGGGCCTCGGTTGCGACGTGCCCGCCGTGGCTCCCGTTGCTCCCCAGGACGTTACCGGCCAGACTGCTG from Panthera leo isolate Ple1 chromosome A2, P.leo_Ple1_pat1.1, whole genome shotgun sequence includes:
- the TBXA2R gene encoding thromboxane A2 receptor, translating into MWPNGSAPGPCFRPTNITLEERQLIASPWFAASFCLVGLASNLLALSVLAGARQGGSHARSSFLTFLCGLVLTDFVGLLVTGAIVVAQHAVLFDWRAVDPGCRLCQFMGVVMVFFGLCPLWLGAAMASERYLGITRPFSRPAAASGRRAWATVGLVWTSALALGLLPLLGVGRYTVQYPGSWCFLTLGAQPGDVAFGLLFSLLGGLSVGLSFLLNTISVATLCHVYHGQEAAQQRPRDCEVEMMAQLTGIMVVATICWMPLLVFIAQMVLRSPPAMSPTGQLSRATEQRLLIYLRVATWNQILDPWVYILFRRAVIRRLHPRLGARPRSLSLQPQLTQRPTVQ